One window of Pseudomonadota bacterium genomic DNA carries:
- the rpsO gene encoding 30S ribosomal protein S15, producing MTIEREKKQEIISKFRTGDADTGSPEVQVALLSERIKGLAGHFDTHAKDHSSRRGLLKMVGRRRKLLSYLKKTDEDGYKALIKELGIRK from the coding sequence ATGACGATCGAGAGAGAGAAGAAGCAGGAGATCATAAGCAAGTTTCGCACCGGCGATGCGGACACCGGATCGCCCGAGGTGCAGGTGGCGCTTTTGTCCGAGAGGATAAAGGGCCTCGCCGGTCACTTCGACACGCACGCAAAGGATCATTCAAGCCGCCGCGGCCTGCTCAAGATGGTCGGCCGAAGGCGCAAGCTGCTGAGCTACCTCAAGAAGACCGATGAGGACGGCTACAAGGCGCTGATAAAGGAGCTGGGCATAAGGAAGTAG
- the truB gene encoding tRNA pseudouridine(55) synthase TruB produces the protein MTRDPDNLSGVLVIDKGPGFTSHDVVAIVKRLARARKVGHLGTLDPAASGVLPLVINEATMHASKLAGGEKVYEFTLSLGRSTDTDDDTGRTIAEAPVPAEIMSGLVGLLPRFVGRTMQVPPAYSAVKRAGVRSYRMAREGRALPLDPRPAEIRSLELVGGCMPEPRLRMACGPGTFVRALCRDLGAALGCGGHAKGIRRLASGPYIIDMAVTLEALKAEPNALRDHIVPVAL, from the coding sequence GTGACTCGTGACCCGGATAATCTGTCGGGCGTGCTCGTGATCGACAAGGGGCCCGGCTTCACCTCGCACGACGTCGTGGCGATCGTGAAGAGGCTGGCGCGGGCGCGGAAGGTCGGCCACCTCGGCACCCTCGATCCCGCGGCCAGCGGCGTGCTGCCCCTGGTGATCAACGAGGCAACGATGCACGCATCGAAGCTCGCGGGAGGCGAAAAGGTCTACGAGTTCACGCTCTCGCTGGGCCGCTCCACCGACACCGACGACGACACAGGCCGGACGATCGCTGAGGCCCCGGTGCCGGCCGAGATCATGTCCGGGCTCGTGGGGCTCCTGCCCCGTTTCGTGGGGCGGACCATGCAGGTGCCGCCGGCCTACTCGGCGGTGAAGAGGGCGGGGGTCAGGTCCTACCGGATGGCCAGGGAGGGCAGGGCCCTGCCGCTGGACCCCAGGCCGGCTGAGATCAGGTCGCTCGAACTCGTCGGAGGGTGCATGCCGGAGCCAAGGCTCAGGATGGCGTGCGGGCCGGGGACCTTTGTGCGCGCCCTCTGCAGGGACCTGGGCGCAGCCCTGGGCTGCGGCGGCCATGCAAAGGGGATCAGGAGGCTTGCCAGCGGCCCCTATATAATAGATATGGCGGTGACCCTTGAGGCCCTGAAGGCGGAACCGAACGCCTTGAGGGACCATATCGTCCCGGTGGCTCTCTGA